The genomic interval tGAACATCTCCAGGAAACGTTTCATGTGGGCGTGAGGGTCTTCTCCACGAGTACCTCTAAACTGGCCAGTTGTTTGaaacatttgtaacattacagatttcatctcaaaactTGTCCCATCTGGCAATGGATATATGATCCCTagtgagaaatcatacaacACAGAAGACGCATACTCCCGCATGGGACACGTACTACTGTTTTCCATTATGATAGAATTTTAAGCAGCGTGGGCTAGCTGTTGAGCTAAGCTATGATTTACTTGCTCGTCTGCCATTTGTTGTTGCTGATTTTTTGTCTGAGTTGTTATTGCCTTAACCTACGATGACAATTAGATCAGTTTCTTCATCGAAAGGTCCTTTCAACTTCGAGGTCGTATACGAGTTCAGGAGTGTTTTCCTGTCTCATAAATGTTTATAAGCTTCGACTTAGCTCATAATACTCCCTCAGCTGTAAGTTTCCTTCAAAAGATGCAAATTTCTTGTTAGTTTTGTTGCTAAATCCTCGGCCACAACACAAAAAACTTGTTCGTTCTCTTCATGATGCGAGCTTAAAAGTGTATTATGTGaggaaattggaaaaatagGGTGCAAATGTGAATGATGTGTTGACGATGCATTAGTGATGTGTGAAGGGATGCATGACACTCCTCTTTATGCATTTAAGTTTTCCcgaatcagatccaagtataaatctaatccagattcctggtaagtctagggtcgaactcagggatttagATTAAAGCTAACACAGAGTTCGCGTTGTAGCTAATGTAGAAGTATCCTAAGTGAATATTGAATGAGTTATCTACACCAAGTTTACTGTGTgcgtgcaagaagatacaaaaaggTCAAGTGGAAAATAGGggggtcgtgtgaaaatggtATTTAGTGAAAGTGGTATGTGTCGATCTAAGTGAAGTGTACACGTACAAGAATGTGGTGTGGATGGAAATGACTTTGCTTGTTTATTACTCTGTAAATGCGTTAAGTTTCTGCTTACTTTCTATTcagcacttctcaatgcgaatgccaCACAAATTctcatctctaggatgcatgcgttgaTCACAGAACGCAATAAAACACTAGTGCCTCTATCTCTAAATGTACCAAGCATTTTTAACTTAATGCTTGCttatttattctctcaaataattcaAGTTAAAGTCACTTTTACCAAGTGATTATGTTGGCTTAAGTGTTTAGAAATGGACTTTGCATGAAGTTATATATGATCTAACATAAggcaagaaataaacaatagCAAAGTGTAgttgatcaaatatgtgaattcataaaGAACTAGATTGTCTTTACAAGATCAATACTTAATCGAATGAAATGAAGAGAATAGAAttgagatgaaaagaaaagagtcaagccgcagagtacaatctcttgtcctctttagCTCAATTTAAATTCGTGTACAACCAACTtgaagaagaaatggaagaaaattctctctcgagctaagTTTTCTCCACTTCTTGATCAATGGTAGGGGTGGATCTTTTCCTTCTTGTGTTCTTCTTGTCACAGCAACCCaactctaagtctctacttttgaAATTATACAAAATGAGCTGGTCTTCTTTCTtttggtgggatttcttctatttataggcgttgttCTTCATCAGCTTAATGATGGGCAGTATTAAATTCCATTCCCTGGTCAGCAGCCTGACACTCAGACACTTTTCAGATGCTACCAGCTGcagatgcccatgcttgcaagtggtgatttgacacaaatagCCTGAGTCAATGAACCTTTGTTGTGTTGaaatccctccgacgcatgtCCATGCGTTAACGTTCCCTGCGACACTTAGAatctttgttgaaatcctgcaatattaTGCGTTAGTGACACAGCTTTCAACAATAAACACTCTTTTGTATGAGTTTGATAATGTTTGAGTAATTTCATGCATTTTCTCtaagaatgatgagattttatcattaaaaacactaattgttccaacttttgagagacaataacttgtatttctacaatttATCATGGACCGTCATGTCCAGGAAATTTCTCGAATAGAGGTTCCCTCCTTCATACAAGAATTGTAAACGTATTTAATTGCATAATGTCAAATGGAtaaggatggttgtccaaacatcgcCTATAATGCGGTGACCATGCTTTCATGCTTCAAAGTTAACACATCGGATATACTAGCTAAGATGTAGGCTCGAgctttttcattttctcttaccCACCTGTTACATTCATCTAGAACATTTTGGTTTGTAGTAGAGCTAGAGAACATTCCTCCAGTAAAACAAACCTCAATTCATTTGTAACTAGTATCgtattaatgtttaatttccaGTCtgaataatcaaattttaaccTTGTTGTTAAAGTTATCGGAAGCTAAATGTTGGGTAattgaattcgacatgctgacacttaaacaaattttattaggaaattgcatctaaatccaaattttagcaaaaggaATAATGTACCcagattttattatttatttgtagtgaTACTTtaatgagtcagaatagatgttaccgaggggcagtcaaaaaagcaacatctaagatgttgaagtacaatagttaataaaatgcaatagaaaagtgactcatattacaaagaagaagaagaagaagattaaagggagaaatatgaagataaacaaagaacttcttcattgaattgttgaagatatccaaatgatttatattttggtggactttgtggggactcaaatgtgaagatggagattagataattttagtctagggtttggtccgttatttatttatttttccttttagttttggactcgagtagtgagctttttaaataggttgcgtAGTTTTAGATtaggaaagattagatgagttgcttgtcttttttctttaaaaaaaataggcgTAGAAATAGATATGTCAAATTGCGTGTCAGATATATATCTGAAAGTATCAGAACCCGATATGTGTTTGATACCGATTTTTTACCTCACAtaaagtatctgtgcttcataatTTGTTTcccataaatttttttaaaaaaaaaatctaaattaggTTTTGtcctttgcatttaatttttatGGTCACGTCAGGTATTGCACTACTTATGATTAGAACCTTTGAAATTTCACATTGATTTGTCTTTCGAttgcatttctttttcttcagtgTTTTGCACTTCAAAATTGTTAGTTTTGGAATATTAGAAGGAATTGTAAATAAATTTTTGTATACTTAATATATTAGGAAATTTAATAATGATCGATTGTTGCCTTTGAAGATGTTATCCGAATGTAATCATATTAGGTGATTGGTCTTTGTTTATAGAGCACATATACTTCAAAGTGGGTAAAGAATCAGTATCAAATACGTGTCTGATATTGGCACGTCTAAATATGTGGGAGATACATGTCAGATACGTGAAATATATGAAATGATTGTATTCATGGACACAACTTGTTCTACATTGCATAAGAGAGTGCCCCATAATTAATGTAGAGAGTGAAGAGTGTGGAGAGAATGGGGAAGTTATTCCCTCTCTCCATAAAAGCACAGGTCCGTGTTTACGTGAGTTTGATGACTCTCAAAATCTTATTCTCTATGAAGATGTCTCTCCCTCAATTTTATGGAGAAGAAAATTCTCAGTAACATACCAATTCCCTTTCTCTATCAAAAGTGTTCCTACAAGTTGATTCTTGCCTGAGATATAGCATAGAATACCTTCGGAGGTGTTCTTTAAGAAGAAGTAGATTTTGATTTACTGGAAAAGACTTTGAGAAGAATTGAAGACGAATTCCTTAAGGGTGTTTTTCTTCAACCTTAATTTTATGCTTAGCCTATTAGAAATACAGCATATTCTCTGTATGTTCTGTTTTAATTTTGTATGATTTCTTCTTTCGAAAATCAAAACAATATTGATTATTCATTTTCGCCGTGGGATTCAACCCCTTCGATATTTGGATAAatgtaattttatcaattaaatctcTAAACTTACATAAgagaatcaatttaaattcacaattaagatttatttgaaatttattcattCAAATTATAATTGTAAGATCTACATTTGTAAAAACATGTATAAGAAATTATGCATTTATGACTTTCAAATATAATCTTAACAAAGGTTTTAAATCGATTCACTTTTAACCATttataagtttattttaaaaaaatattttacatgATATTTTTAAAGCTAAATCTaatgtataaattgatatacttataaaaaTTCAGAGTTTAAATTAGTATAATTATTAGTCTAGGGTTTAAATCGATCATATctgctttatttttatttttatttttgttttgttttgtttttgttttcttttttaattgggCTGAATTTGAAGCCCACGATCCACAATCTACTAAAATTGTCCGAAACCCCCTACTGTCTTCTCTTCGTCTTCAACACCTGCCTTCCCGTATCTTCGACTGAGCAACGCCATTCGTCAGACCTACGACGTTCGCCGCCGCGCCTCAGCCTCGCCGCGCTCTGCCTTGCCTTGCCGCCGCCGGTCAGTTTCAAAGCTCtctgttttttttctctcactcTCTTTTGAAAccttttttagttttaacttAAATGAGATAGGTAGTTAAAGTAATATGGCATCGTCATACTCAAGCCAAGGTCAGTCATCAAATCCCTCCATAAATTCAACCTCCTCTATTGTTGAAGATGATCCAAAACCCCTTTAGCATTATGTgacaaaaattcataaattaggTGATGGGGTGGAAATTTCTATTGGCATTATAAATGATGTGTTGAATTATGAATGTTTTGTTGGATGATTGTAATATATATTTGGGGGATTAAATTAAGTATCTTTATGTCATTAATTTGGTATTTTATGCTTTGGTGGATTATATTTAATATcgttaaatttatatataaaaaaataatgtctcCTCGATgcatccgtatcttagtttttctataaattgacGGATCACCATATCCTATTATATTCGTATACCGTATCCTTATCTGCATTGGTGCTTCATAGGATATAAGCTTCTACATTTATCTGAAAAgagatatataaataatagcGGTTTTGTATTCAGAGAATGCAGTAAACTTCACAAAATAAAACTGGGCTGCCATGTAGCTGGTCAAGCTGATTTGACAGTCTTCGCCCTAAATACAGCTTCATTCATATATGATAAATGAGCTTTAGAATTATGTTGAAGTCATTGACACGTTGATTAATGTTGGATTCTGGTCATGGATGAAGAAAGGACTCCTTTGGAGTAAATCAGAACATGGACATTAGTGCCAAAGCCTATAGCCTCCTAATGGATTTTTATATACAATTACAAGTAAAGTATTCCGAGGGTTCAAAAGAAACCAAAATCCTAAGTAAGGTTGGTGTCAAAGAGCCACACACCAATAGCTaagcatatattttaaaaacagaaaacaaaaaacaaaatcgtTATCAAACGGAACCTTGGAGATAAGTTTTTAGGAATTAGTTGTACTTTTGGCATTCAACATAAAAAAGGAGCAAACAACTCAAAAGTAATTCGAAAGACGCCAATAGTTCTCCTAATTCATTTTGGTTCCAAAATCAACTTCATCCTTGCATACTTCCTAATTCGTTGGTGTAAATGTAGATACCATTTTAGCAATTAAAGTCTTTCCTCTTTCATTTCCAATTTAAGATCTTTCTTGTAATACACTTTTTGGTGGTTGGAGTCTACTATAACTTTCTTTATTTCATTCATCTATGAAGTTATGAGTTTGGAATGAAAGGCTTGGAGAAAGCTAAAATAATCTTTAGGCTTGGAAATCtcaagaaatagaaaaaagggGTGAACATGTTAATCAACCTATGAGCATCTTTTACCTTGACAAAATTCAACATGGACTTTGCAGTCAAAAGCAGTGAAGGTTCCCCGTGAAACTCAACCTTTAGATATCCATCACTACCTCACCGGATGAAATTAACTGGCTTTGTTGTATATAGTTCTATTTTCTTCTCTGCTTATGTTGAAATGAACTGAAACTACATTCCTTATAGATAAACATTTTTACTCCCTCCAGCTAACATATTCCATTTTTTGGTGCCAGGTTTAAACCAATGGAACAACAGAAAGAGAAGCCATCAACTGCTGCAAACCCACCCATTTCTTCTTgtcgaaagaaaaaaaacaaagaagctACATTCTTGGAGGATTTGAAGGATCACATGGACGAGTTCATTCATGCATCAATGGACGAACACAAATCATGCTTCAGGAAAACTATCAACAAGGTTTACTTCCATATTCTTCTCTGAGCATCTAAAAGACAATAATCATGTTTCTGAGATATGTGGTGGAtgtattttttaacaaaattttaaaaaacttttggtTGGTTACAGATGTTCCGTATGTCAAAAGTTGTGGCAGATAAGAATTCAGAGACAAGTGGAGTTGAAAGTTCTCTGCCTCTTCGAACAACAGTATTTGAATAAGTTCCCTTTCTTCCTTTGTTCAAGGATAGTTTGTCTGCATCTTCAACTAACTCCATGAAATCTCAGGATtcttattttgatttatttctaCTGTTTATAGTCCATTATGCTTTTGTCCATGTGAAATGTTACTGTTGTTTCTCTTGATGAGTTATAAAATAGCTGTTATTTTTGAGACCAGCAACCAATATTGTGTTTGGATTTTTCTTGTTTGTTTGGTTACCTCTTGATAAATGAGAGTTTGTTTGTCTTAATGTTTGTTTCTCAATTTTAGCTTTTGAGataaacatgtttttaaattgttgaaaacaataaataaattattgtttCCTGATTTTGAACTAGTTCCAATCTTTAGTTATTTAGGAGGTAAATCAATAGGATTTTGAAGTCCTTATAGGAGAAGCACTTATTTGTTGTTTCTTCCCATTTCCCCATTGTTTCTTTTAAAAGCACTTGTGGAAGAATGTTTTTAACTTAAAGTGATTTGTTTTTTCCAGAAAGTCACTCCAAGTCTATTTTGCATTAAGAAACATtgaaaataaactaattagaaagTTGGTGATGTAAGCTGTTATTGACATGTACACAACACTATTATTGTTCTCTctttattattcttaaaaactatatatattaaggTTTGAAATGAGTTTGAGATAAAAAtgtttactaatttaaataatttcgtcttattcaatttgtttttgttaccattaattatttattgttaatCATGGTCCACTACAAATAGTTGTGAAGTttcaataaaggaaaatattctctcccctttttttctttccattccAGCACCATTTGAATGGGAGATGAGAATAGGTATCCTATCTATGAAACTATATTGGAAATGACTTTAAAACTTGTCCATGTGACATTAATTTTTTGCAACTGGAATGTCGTTTGTcccaacttttaaaaataatcaggCAGTACCATTAATGAGAATTTAGAGCGATAAGCATGATTACAAGGGCTGCGAGCACAAGAATGAGGGCGAACACGAGTGCAAGTGAGAGAGTGTGGAGGACAAGTGAGAGTGAGGAGCGTGTGAGCACGTGGGAGGACGATCTAAATGTGTGATAGCACTATTGTATTGAATTAGTTGAGCACGAACGCGAGTACAAGGGAAGGAGGAGGAGAGCAAGTACAAGAAGGGGAGGACAAGCCCTAACATGTAAGTGCACCATTATACGAATGACTTTAATTTCACACTCTCTAAAATCGTGAGGTGAAGTATGGATAATTAACACATTCTTAGTGTGTTATGAAACTGGCATAGAGTCATCCTTCATTATTTTCTAAGCAAATGATGTTATGGTCCAAAATTAAGGTCATTGTAAGAGTTCATACataatgaaagaaattagaaattaaactaGGGGAAATTAGTAGAGagcgagagagaaaaaaagaacatAAATCAAATTGATTCTCCTACATTGATTAGCTTTTTAGTTGGGGAAATACACTTtcaagaggaagaaaagaaaaacagatTATGAAACATAGAGTTGCAAGTTCTGATTCTTGGAAACCTGCAATTTGGCTACAGTAAATTTTGTTATCTCAGGGGCAAAAACAGCAACCACCAATCCACCTTTATTCTTCACTTGCTTTCAATTTCAACCAATTTAGTGAAGTTTGAGGTTTCTCATCCTGCAATAATTAAATGAGTTAAGCCCATGATTGCAATtttcataaacttaattttaatttcatgttcATCCTAACACTTTTGAAACCATAACTATTTTGCTCTTTTGTTCCCATTTAAATCTCAATTATTTGATAGATGATGACATAACTTCAAGTATGTGtattaatgtaaatatacaaATTGAAATATCATATGACAGATAAGGTAgtaattgataataaaataattgtaataactaaaattgatatattttttaattcgaagactaaaatagatattttcatcatttttaggAATTGTTTTGAGACCTCGTACTACAAGAAGGGAGCACAccaataaatacaataaaaaaatcattattattattttttcgtagtatatatatatatatataggaaatTAGAAACTTGCATATCATCAAACTAGAtcttaatgatttaaattaagaccatgtttattttctttttttgttcttataaaacatatttctatttttatttcttaaaaagttatttaaaaaacaagaaataataaacattaaacaaaaaatgaaaaatgaaaacattatcCCACAAgattttaatgatttaaattagaacaacgttttttttcttataaaacatatttttatttttagttcttaaaaaattataaacaaaataaataaataaacattaaacaaaaaatagaaaatgaaaaatgaaaatattatccAACAAGATAATTAAGacaatatttcttttcttttaatttgctatAGAAAAGACTCCTCATCTACTCATATGGATGTTTATGATCAGTTCTTGTtgatattttttcctttaaaagaaaacaattataaaataaattagtt from Benincasa hispida cultivar B227 chromosome 10, ASM972705v1, whole genome shotgun sequence carries:
- the LOC120088728 gene encoding uncharacterized protein LOC120088728; this encodes MEQQKEKPSTAANPPISSCRKKKNKEATFLEDLKDHMDEFIHASMDEHKSCFRKTINKMFRMSKVVADKNSETSGVESSLPLRTTVFE